From a single Gimesia fumaroli genomic region:
- a CDS encoding DUF1559 domain-containing protein, which produces MRCPKQSRGFTLIELLVVIAIIAILIALLLPAVQQAREAARRTTCRNNMKQFGLALHNYHETHGLFPPGAIANTATSSAYDVWGDAGSTTEPGLHGTSWLVQILPFLDQAVISNQWDFSTNVIGNRSIAEVNVPIFYCPTRRSKVRKIDDTIMLGENPRNGKPVNRFNQGGCDYGVCIGGGNGWADGNIIHLTHRTDALIGSFGGSNAILGMFSVNSDTVIRDVDDGTSNTIMTGELQKLRGPGAPNTSQDNWAAGGVATMFDTGISGGTSGGFNNNFYQSAGSDHEGGAHFGFGDGAVRFLSENMSSQVFKELGTAAGDESTNFSP; this is translated from the coding sequence ATGCGTTGTCCGAAGCAGAGTCGCGGTTTCACGTTGATTGAATTATTGGTCGTGATCGCTATTATCGCGATTCTGATTGCTTTACTACTACCGGCTGTTCAACAGGCTCGAGAAGCGGCGCGCCGTACCACATGTAGAAATAATATGAAGCAGTTTGGCTTGGCGCTGCACAATTATCATGAAACGCATGGTTTGTTTCCGCCTGGAGCAATTGCCAACACTGCAACATCAAGTGCATATGATGTTTGGGGCGATGCCGGGAGTACGACAGAGCCTGGTTTACATGGCACAAGTTGGTTAGTTCAAATTCTCCCCTTTCTCGATCAGGCCGTGATTTCGAATCAATGGGATTTTTCGACGAATGTCATTGGAAACCGTTCTATTGCTGAGGTAAATGTACCAATTTTTTATTGTCCCACTCGGCGCAGTAAGGTTAGAAAAATTGATGATACTATTATGCTGGGGGAAAATCCGCGTAATGGAAAACCGGTCAATCGCTTCAACCAAGGGGGCTGTGATTACGGTGTTTGTATTGGAGGAGGAAATGGTTGGGCCGATGGAAACATTATTCATCTGACTCACCGGACAGATGCTCTGATTGGTTCATTTGGTGGTAGCAACGCAATTTTGGGAATGTTTTCGGTAAACAGCGACACCGTGATCCGTGATGTCGATGATGGGACCTCCAATACGATCATGACCGGAGAATTGCAGAAGCTACGCGGGCCGGGGGCGCCGAATACCAGTCAGGACAATTGGGCTGCAGGAGGCGTGGCAACGATGTTCGATACGGGGATTTCCGGAGGCACCTCGGGTGGATTCAATAATAACTTCTATCAATCAGCCGGCAGTGATCACGAAGGTGGCGCGCACTTTGGTTTTGGAGATGGAGCCGTCAGGTTTTTGAGCGAGAACATGAGTTCTCAGGTTTTTAAAGAACTGGGGACCGCGGCTGGAGATGAATCAACTAATTTTAGCCCTTAA
- a CDS encoding carboxypeptidase-like regulatory domain-containing protein: protein MHQLRTFITACVCFGFVVSLAACGGGSSDAPDLGQVSGTITMDGAPLADANVTFMPEGVRSSSATTDSAGKYELIYIRDEKGAAIGKHKVVVSKLDNEKETIPAKYCVESELTADVKEGANEFNFDLTSK, encoded by the coding sequence ATGCATCAGTTAAGAACATTCATTACAGCCTGCGTTTGTTTCGGATTTGTAGTCTCATTGGCGGCCTGCGGTGGTGGGAGTAGTGATGCTCCCGATTTAGGGCAAGTGTCAGGAACGATTACAATGGACGGTGCTCCCCTGGCTGACGCCAATGTGACATTTATGCCAGAAGGGGTACGATCGTCTTCTGCTACTACAGATAGTGCTGGAAAATATGAGCTGATTTATATTCGCGATGAAAAGGGAGCCGCGATTGGCAAGCATAAGGTTGTCGTTAGTAAACTGGATAATGAAAAAGAGACAATCCCAGCCAAATATTGCGTTGAATCAGAACTCACTGCTGATGTCAAAGAGGGTGCGAACGAATTCAATTTTGATTTAACGTCAAAATAA
- a CDS encoding DUF1559 domain-containing protein, with translation MQIKHMSKHKTGFTLIELLVVIAIIAILIALLLPAVQQAREAARRSTCKNNLKQFGVALHNYHETHGVFPPGSVVTLTNGVSGGAVRYRDWMEAGNTTSVNAHGTSWMLQILPFVDQANIYNQWNFNTNVMGNRAVAEVDIPIFYCPSRRSKVRKVDQKMQLDETPGSTTITNPFTKGGTDYGACKGSGNGFGDGFSGTGHESLGPGASNEWAGTLGGGWLGIFYSNSDTQMRDIKDGTTNTLMTGEMQRLTGSNATLSLDGWAAGGVANIFDTDMGQLTSPTESGSGNNLGINGGQYEAPGSDHVGGAHFGLADGSVRFISENIDTRTFNRIGTADGERTAGEF, from the coding sequence ATGCAAATTAAACACATGAGCAAACACAAGACGGGGTTTACACTCATTGAACTGTTGGTCGTGATCGCAATTATTGCGATTTTAATCGCGCTGTTATTACCGGCCGTTCAACAGGCGCGTGAAGCGGCCAGGCGTAGTACTTGTAAGAACAATCTGAAACAATTCGGAGTGGCATTACATAATTATCATGAGACGCATGGCGTCTTCCCACCTGGTTCTGTTGTTACCCTTACGAATGGTGTTTCCGGAGGTGCAGTTCGTTATCGTGATTGGATGGAAGCAGGTAATACAACGTCAGTCAATGCACATGGTACGAGTTGGATGCTTCAGATCCTGCCATTTGTCGATCAGGCTAATATTTATAATCAGTGGAATTTCAATACGAATGTGATGGGCAATCGGGCAGTTGCAGAAGTTGACATCCCGATATTTTATTGCCCTTCCCGTCGTAGTAAAGTTCGAAAAGTTGATCAAAAAATGCAACTCGATGAAACTCCGGGCTCCACGACAATCACGAATCCGTTTACAAAGGGGGGGACCGATTATGGTGCCTGCAAAGGTTCTGGTAACGGATTTGGCGATGGGTTTTCAGGTACAGGTCATGAATCGTTGGGTCCTGGAGCAAGTAATGAATGGGCCGGGACTTTAGGTGGAGGATGGTTGGGGATTTTCTATTCCAATAGTGATACGCAAATGCGTGACATCAAAGACGGTACTACGAATACACTGATGACCGGAGAGATGCAGCGGTTAACGGGAAGTAATGCCACTCTCAGTCTGGACGGCTGGGCAGCAGGGGGGGTTGCTAACATATTTGATACTGATATGGGACAACTTACCAGCCCAACTGAAAGTGGAAGTGGAAATAACCTGGGCATCAATGGTGGCCAGTATGAAGCACCTGGCAGTGACCATGTCGGCGGTGCACACTTCGGTTTGGCAGATGGTTCCGTCCGTTTTATCAGTGAGAATATTGATACCAGGACATTCAACCGAATCGGCACGGCTGATGGTGAACGAACCGCAGGTGAGTTCTAA
- a CDS encoding PQQ-binding-like beta-propeller repeat protein, with protein sequence MPLRILSAITLLLFSSAFANADDWPQWLGPDRTSTWDAAGIVESFPEEGLKVEWRVPVGLGYSGPAVVDDKVYVQDYIKKSGKVANNPGGPSKIEGDERIQCLSADTGKVIWEYKYDCPYNISYAAGPRCTPTVADGKVYALGAEGNLVCLDANDGKVIWRKDFKTDYQAKTPFWGHSASPLVDGNTLYCLVGGKDSLAVAFNKDTGKELWRSLDNAETGYCPPTMITHNGTKQLLIWHPASLNSLNPETGKVYWSIPLKPAYNMSVTVPRQHGNFLYVSGIGDEAAWIELKSDPKPAAEIVWKGKTREALFCCNSTPFIEGDTIYGSDIQSGDFIAVNLKDGKRLWATKKVTKAGRRDRHATAFIVKHNDKFFLFTEKGDLVLADLSPDGYKEISRFHVLEPTNEAFGRPVVWSHPAFANQSLFARNDKELVRVSLKK encoded by the coding sequence ATGCCCCTTCGTATTCTATCTGCCATTACCCTGCTGTTATTCAGTTCTGCGTTCGCAAACGCTGACGATTGGCCCCAGTGGCTGGGTCCCGATCGCACCAGTACCTGGGATGCTGCCGGTATAGTAGAGTCCTTCCCCGAAGAGGGGCTCAAAGTCGAATGGCGGGTTCCTGTAGGTCTGGGATACAGCGGCCCGGCAGTCGTCGATGATAAAGTCTATGTGCAGGACTACATCAAAAAATCAGGAAAGGTTGCAAATAATCCCGGAGGTCCTTCAAAGATTGAAGGAGACGAGAGAATTCAATGCCTCTCCGCTGACACAGGAAAAGTCATCTGGGAATATAAATATGACTGCCCCTACAACATCTCCTATGCAGCCGGCCCTCGTTGCACCCCCACTGTTGCTGACGGCAAAGTTTATGCCCTGGGAGCGGAAGGAAATCTAGTCTGTCTGGATGCAAACGATGGCAAAGTTATCTGGCGTAAAGATTTTAAAACCGACTATCAGGCAAAAACACCTTTCTGGGGGCACTCTGCCAGTCCACTGGTTGACGGGAATACTCTGTACTGTCTCGTTGGCGGCAAAGACTCGCTTGCGGTCGCTTTTAATAAAGATACCGGCAAGGAACTCTGGCGATCGCTCGATAATGCAGAAACCGGCTACTGTCCCCCGACCATGATCACGCACAACGGTACAAAGCAACTATTGATCTGGCACCCTGCCTCATTGAATTCACTCAATCCAGAAACAGGCAAAGTCTACTGGTCAATTCCACTCAAACCCGCTTATAACATGTCCGTCACGGTTCCTCGGCAACACGGGAATTTCCTCTACGTCTCCGGCATTGGTGATGAAGCCGCCTGGATTGAGCTTAAAAGCGATCCCAAACCTGCCGCCGAAATCGTCTGGAAAGGCAAAACCCGAGAGGCTCTGTTCTGCTGTAACAGCACTCCTTTTATTGAAGGCGATACGATCTACGGCAGCGATATTCAATCGGGGGATTTCATCGCCGTCAACCTGAAAGACGGCAAACGTCTCTGGGCCACCAAAAAAGTGACAAAAGCGGGCCGCCGCGATCGCCATGCGACCGCGTTCATCGTCAAGCACAATGACAAGTTCTTCCTGTTCACAGAAAAAGGAGACCTGGTTCTCGCCGATCTGTCTCCCGACGGCTACAAAGAGATCAGCCGCTTTCATGTTCTCGAACCAACTAACGAAGCCTTCGGCCGCCCTGTCGTCTGGAGCCATCCCGCATTCGCCAACCAATCTCTCTTCGCTCGCAATGATAAAGAACTCGTCCGCGTGAGTTTGAAAAAGTAG